A window of Pseudomonadota bacterium genomic DNA:
TCACTGTACGACGCGGCGCCGTTACGCGATACGCTCGCGCGCTTGGTCGACTTCGATCTGCTCAACGACGGCCGCACCCGCCTCTCCGTCGGCGCGGTGGACGTGCTCACCGGCAACTCGCATTATTTCGACAACCGCGACAAGCCCATCCAGGTCGAGCACATCCTTGCGAGCTGTGCGTTGCCGCCGGCGTTCGCGCCGGTGGCAGTGGACGGCCGCTTCTATTGGGACGGCGGCATTGTGTCGAATACGCCGCTACAGCACGTCCTCGATATGCGGGATCGCCAGTCGCTGCTCGTGTTCCAGGTGGATCTATTCTCTGCGGAAGGGCCGCTGCCGCAGGACTTGCCGGAGGCGCTGCAACGTCAGAAGGACATTCTTTATTCGAGCCGCACGCGCTACGGCACGGCCAAGGTGGCCGAGGAGCAGCATCTGCGCCGGGCAATGCGCACGCTCGTCGCCAAGTTGCCTCCCGAGCTTGCCGATGGGCCCGAAGCGCGCGTGCTCGCCGAGGCGAGCACTTGCGATCGGCTCGACATCGTGCACCTCATCTACCGCCATAAGCCTTATGCGCTCGCATCGAAGGACTACGAGTTCTCGCGCGTGTCCATCGAGGAGCACTGGCGTGTCGGCTGCGAGGACATGCGCGATACGTGCGAGCACCCGGA
This region includes:
- a CDS encoding patatin-like phospholipase family protein, whose amino-acid sequence is MREISLPRDAEVALVLQGGGALGAYQGGAYEALEGWHAPEWLVGVSIGAVNAALIAGNRPERRVARLRQFWELVSSGIPFPAPRHQQAREAFNQASAALAATVGVTGFYLPRLPPAMFHPRGTPPAVSLYDAAPLRDTLARLVDFDLLNDGRTRLSVGAVDVLTGNSHYFDNRDKPIQVEHILASCALPPAFAPVAVDGRFYWDGGIVSNTPLQHVLDMRDRQSLLVFQVDLFSAEGPLPQDLPEALQRQKDILYSSRTRYGTAKVAEEQHLRRAMRTLVAKLPPELADGPEARVLAEASTCDRLDIVHLIYRHKPYALASKDYEFSRVSIEEHWRVGCEDMRDTCEHPEWLRRREVDDGVIIYDLFRPSA